A window of Pectinophora gossypiella chromosome 12, ilPecGoss1.1, whole genome shotgun sequence contains these coding sequences:
- the LOC126371420 gene encoding glutamate receptor ionotropic, kainate 2-like, with the protein MAAKTILISVLLLVILHKVTVEATSSTKALFPVGGLFNDETLKYSRQAFETIGIARGSSNSKAYNGRIIYPSVRDSYSVALEVCQNTSDGNGIVALVDARPTDGICDTVCLLCNRNNISHLTIGWEPTETMSQDLFTFSFYPPPEIISKAFATLIRDLGWDKFTIMYEDDSSFVRLPEIIGSWPHTKEPIRYRKLDPDGDNRETFKEIFKVSRMTHHVMDCDTKNLLKYMSEILQVENSTQYQSFILTNLDSHTVDLRAVPNLVANVSTMYMTTTDPTRWKDIGIDPGSGIKMETALAVDALNHLEKAIRKMQMDEESGGEDGFAIPKPDYGTPPQLCFKSSKAEYEPWEWGDKLRQALLEVVTKGFTGNIKFDSEGKRTDFEMHYFKLNNESQFIHAGAWDSTTNIITKEQTVPDRSMMQTSGVIRVLSKKDLPYFDFKIDEDGKTIPRGYAVDLVTEIFNIINTEQGTQFTLKFWEVPDKQYGSPIEGTKMWNGIIGELMQHKADLAVCDISITSERNAVVDFSTPFMSTGISMLFRERDPVDPDMFSFINPLSLDVWLYLATTYIIVSFILLICARMSQDDWVNPHPCNQNPESLQNIWSLYNCMWLTMGSIMTQGCDILPRGLGSRWTTGIWYFFAMIVTASYTANMSTFLSNSRRSNDITDVKQLSEQNKVSYGAVYNASTYKFFQNSNDTVYQKIWQVMSTTKPTVFTHSNDEGKERVLRSKGNYAFFMESTAIKYYTERDCMLRMVGPPLDSKAYGIAMPKNFPHKGLVDRAILSLQESGRLAQLANKWWKEEDNENKCEKMEEEDDSGSLQMKNTSGIFLVLGVGGILGLIVAIIDFLMHARKIAVRERVSFKEAVASEWRASLNPRTLAKPAAPPRSAPPSSGSPSPLRERSRSRAVSILHAASSFINFDDIH; encoded by the exons TGTGTCAGAATACATCTGATGGAAATGGGATAGTAGCTTTGGTAGACGCACGACCAACGGACGGAATTTGCGACACTGTTTGTCTGCTATGTAATAGGAATAac ATTTCTCACTTGACCATAGGATGGGAGCCGACGGAAACAATGTCTCAGGATTTATTTACGTTTTCATTCTACCCTCCACCGGAAATTATTTCTAAGGCTTTCGCAACACTGATTCGGGACTTGGGCTGGGACAAGTTCACTATCATGTACGAGGATGACAGTA GTTTCGTCCGCCTTCCAGAAATTATAGGCTCTTGGCCGCATACCAAAGAGCCCATTAGATACCGAAAGTTGGACCCAGACGGTGACAATCGAGAAACATTCAAAGAAATCTTTAAAGTTTCCCGAATGACTCATCATGTGATGGATTGTGATACTAAGAACCTTCTCAAATACATGAGTGAAATTCTTCAAGTTGAAAATTCAACGCAATATCAG AGTTTCATATTAACAAATCTTGATTCGCACACCGTTGACTTACGTGCCGTGCCCAACTTGGTGGCCAATGTGTCCACGATGTACATGACTACTACAGACCCAACTCGATGGAAGGATATTGGTATTGATCCTGGATCTGGCATAAAG ATGGAAACAGCATTAGCAGTTGATGCTCTGAATCACTTGGAGAAAGCGATCAGAAAAATGCAAATGGACGAGGAAAGCGGTGGGGAAGACGGGTTCGCGATCCCGAAGCCGGATTACGGGACGCCACCGCAGTTATGTTTTAAGAGCTCCAAAGCTGAGTATGAACCCTGGGAATGGGGCGATAAGCTTCGACAGGCTTTGCTTGAG GTAGTAACAAAAGGATTTACTGGAAATATAAAATTCGATAGCGAGGGTAAGAGAACTGACTTCGAGATGCATTACTTTAAATTGAACAATGAAAGTCAGTTCATACATGCCGGCGCCTGGGACTCCACTACCAACATCATTACTAAGGAACAAACCGTGCCCGATAGATCTATGATGCAGACATCAGGCGTTATACGG gtTTTATCAAAAAAGGATCTACCATATTTTGATTTCAAAATTGACGAAGATGGGAAGACAATACCGAGAGGTTACGCAGTGGACTTAGTTACAGaaattttcaatattataaaCACGGAACAGGGCACGCAGTTCACACTTAAATTCTGGGAGGTCCCTGACAAGCAGTATGGCAGCCCAATCGAAGGCACAAAAATGTGGAATGGAATTATTGGTGAATTGATGCAACAC AAAGCGGATTTGGCAGTTTGTGATATAAGCATTACATCGGAACGTAATGCTGTTGTGGATTTCTCGACCCCTTTTATGTCTACGGGCATCAGTATGTTGTTTAGGGAAAGAGATCCGGTGGACCCTGACATGTTCTCCTTCATCAACCCTTTGTCTTTGGACGTCTGGTTATACCTCGCAACCACCTACATTATTGTCTCTTTCATCCTTCTCATATGTGCCAG AATGAGTCAAGACGATTGGGTGAACCCTCATCCATGCAATCAGAATCCGGAGAGTTTGCAAAATATCTGGAGTTTGTACAACTGCATGTGGCTTACAATGGGCTCTATTATGACTCAAGGTTGCGACATCTTGCCGAG AGGCTTAGGATCTCGTTGGACGACTGGCATTTGGTATTTCTTTGCAATGATTGTAACTGCTTCATATACAGCCAACATGTCCACGTTCCTCAGCAACAGTCGTCGAAGCAACGATATTACCGATGTAAAGCAACTTTCAGAACAGAATAAAGTCAGTTATGGAGCCGTGTACAACGCATCTACGTACAAATTCTTTCag AACTCAAATGATACTGTCTACCAGAAGATTTGGCAAGTGATGTCTACGACAAAGCCAACTGTGTTTACCCATAGTAATGACGAGGGAAAAGAAAGGGTGTTGAGAAGTAAAGGCAATTACGCTTTCTTTATGGAGTCTACTGCCATCAAATACTACACGGAGAGAGACTGCATGTTGAGAATGGTTGGACCACCACTTGATTCTAAGGCCTATGGTATCGCCATGCCGAAAA ATTTCCCACATAAAGGATTAGTGGACAGAGCCATTCTTTCACTCCAGGAGTCGGGAAGATTAGCTCAATTGGCGAACAAATGGTGGAAAGAAGAGGATAACGAAAATAAATGTGag AAAATGGAAGAAGAAGACGACAGCGGATCGTTGCAGATGAAGAATACCAGCGGTATATTCTTGGTGCTTGGGGTCGGTGGTATACTGGGTCTGATAGTTGCTATCATCGATTTCTTGATGCACGCAAGGAAGATAGCTGTCAGAGAGAGG GTGTCATTCAAGGAGGCGGTGGCGAGCGAGTGGCGCGCGTCGTTGAACCCGCGCACGTTAGCAAAGCCGGCTGCGCCGCCGCGGTCCGCGCCCCCCTCCAGCGGCTCGCCGTCACCGTTGCGCGAACGCTCGCGATCACGCGCAGTCTCCATCTTGCACGCTGCGTCGTCTTTCATCAATTTCGATGACATTCACTAG